The following are encoded in a window of Pseudomonas sp. JQ170C genomic DNA:
- a CDS encoding chemotaxis protein CheW: MTTQPMGESLTAFELLLDIDRRCRLLAADLPLQETRLQSWSGIGFRIADQWFVAPMGEVAEVLHEPHLSRIPGVKPWVSGVANLRGRLLPVMDLCGFFGLGLSAPRKQRRVLVLDHEELFAGLLVDEVLGLQHFPLHSLELSPPTPLLNGAAPFVQGHFQRQRCWAIFSPLALAQAPGFLDVAL; encoded by the coding sequence TTGACCACGCAGCCCATGGGCGAATCGCTGACGGCCTTCGAGCTGCTGCTGGATATCGACCGGCGCTGTCGGTTGCTGGCGGCTGACCTGCCGTTGCAGGAAACCCGTCTGCAGAGCTGGAGCGGTATCGGTTTCCGTATTGCCGACCAATGGTTTGTCGCCCCCATGGGCGAGGTGGCCGAGGTATTGCACGAGCCCCACCTGAGCCGCATTCCCGGGGTCAAGCCCTGGGTGAGTGGAGTGGCCAACCTGCGCGGCCGCCTGCTGCCGGTGATGGACCTGTGCGGCTTTTTCGGCCTGGGCCTGTCGGCACCGCGCAAGCAGCGCCGGGTGCTGGTGCTCGATCATGAAGAGCTGTTTGCCGGGCTTTTGGTTGATGAAGTACTGGGGCTGCAGCACTTTCCCCTGCATAGCCTGGAGCTTTCGCCGCCCACGCCGTTGCTCAATGGCGCGGCGCCTTTTGTGCAAGGTCATTTCCAGCGCCAGCGCTGCTGGGCCATTTTCAGCCCGTTGGCCCTGGCCCAGGCGCCGGGTTTTCTCGACGTGGCGTTGTAA
- a CDS encoding methyl-accepting chemotaxis protein, translating to MTTTKSATSTQGSRSSARIAALFVVLILSIILLFANFAYLNTQANYDKQYIGHAGELRVLSQRIAKNATEAAAGKARAFRLLSEARNDFEQRWGYLKKGDAATGLPAAPPAVRNEMEAVLRDWEGLRKNTDTILASEQTVLSLHQVAATLAETVPQLQIEYEKVVEILLQSGAPASQVAVAQRQSLLAERILGSVNTVLAGDDTAVQAADAFGRDASRFGQVLDGMLGGNQTLQITRVQDPDARARLAEIAELFQFVAGSVDEILETSPELFRVREAAGSIFNQSQTLLDEASRLANGFENLASGRTLDTVGGYVLGLLALASIILIGLVMVRETHRQLRETAEKNERNQQAIMRLLDEIEDLADGDLTVTVSVTEDFTGAIADSINYSIDQLRDLVATINLSAEEVAAAVQDTQNTAHQLAKASEHQAEQISEASVAVGDMAESIDRVSTHAYESAKVAERSVAIANKGNEVVHNTIHGMDNIREQIQDTAKRIKRLGESSQEIGDIVSLIDDIADQTNILALNAAIQASLAGEAGRGFAVVADEVQRLAERSSSATRQIEALVRTIQADTNEAVISMEQTTAEVVRGARLAQDAGVALAEIEGVSQTLAELIHSISDAAQLQTSSAGQISHTMAVIQQITSQTSAGSSATAESIGDLARMASEMRRSVSGFTLPPTPPR from the coding sequence GTGACCACTACCAAGTCGGCTACTTCGACCCAAGGCTCGCGCAGCAGCGCCCGGATCGCGGCGCTGTTCGTCGTTCTGATCCTCTCGATCATCCTGCTGTTCGCCAACTTCGCCTATCTCAACACCCAGGCCAACTATGACAAGCAGTACATCGGTCATGCCGGTGAACTGCGGGTGCTGTCCCAGCGTATCGCCAAGAACGCCACCGAGGCCGCGGCGGGCAAGGCCCGCGCGTTTCGGCTGCTGAGCGAGGCGCGCAACGATTTCGAGCAGCGCTGGGGCTATCTGAAAAAAGGCGATGCGGCCACCGGCTTGCCGGCCGCGCCGCCAGCGGTGCGCAACGAGATGGAAGCGGTGCTGCGCGACTGGGAAGGCCTGCGCAAGAACACCGACACCATTCTGGCCAGCGAGCAGACCGTGCTGTCGTTGCACCAGGTCGCCGCGACCCTGGCCGAGACGGTGCCACAGTTGCAGATCGAGTACGAAAAAGTAGTGGAGATCCTGCTGCAGAGCGGGGCACCGGCCAGCCAGGTTGCGGTGGCCCAGCGTCAGTCGCTGCTGGCCGAACGTATCCTGGGCTCGGTCAATACGGTGTTGGCCGGGGATGACACGGCCGTGCAGGCGGCCGACGCCTTCGGCCGCGACGCCAGTCGCTTCGGCCAGGTGCTGGACGGCATGCTCGGCGGCAACCAGACCTTGCAGATCACCCGCGTTCAGGACCCCGATGCCCGGGCACGGCTGGCCGAAATTGCCGAGCTGTTCCAGTTCGTCGCAGGTTCGGTGGATGAAATCCTCGAAACCTCGCCGGAGCTGTTCCGGGTGCGTGAGGCCGCCGGCAGCATCTTCAACCAGTCACAGACCCTGCTCGATGAGGCCTCGCGCCTGGCCAACGGTTTCGAGAACCTGGCCAGTGGCCGCACCCTGGATACGGTCGGCGGCTATGTGCTGGGCCTGCTGGCGCTGGCTTCGATCATCCTGATCGGCCTGGTCATGGTCCGCGAGACCCACCGGCAACTGCGCGAAACGGCGGAGAAGAACGAGCGCAATCAGCAGGCAATCATGCGCCTGCTCGATGAAATCGAAGACCTGGCCGACGGCGACCTGACCGTCACCGTGTCGGTGACCGAAGACTTCACCGGGGCCATTGCCGATTCGATCAATTACTCCATCGACCAACTGCGCGACCTGGTCGCGACGATCAACCTCAGCGCCGAGGAAGTGGCCGCGGCCGTCCAGGACACCCAGAACACCGCGCACCAACTGGCCAAGGCCTCGGAACACCAGGCCGAGCAGATCAGCGAGGCCTCGGTGGCCGTAGGTGACATGGCCGAGTCCATCGACCGGGTGTCCACCCATGCCTATGAGTCGGCCAAGGTGGCCGAGCGTTCGGTGGCCATTGCCAACAAGGGCAACGAGGTGGTGCATAACACCATCCACGGCATGGACAACATTCGCGAGCAGATTCAGGACACCGCCAAGCGGATCAAGCGCCTGGGCGAGTCGTCGCAGGAGATCGGCGATATCGTCAGCCTGATCGACGACATTGCCGACCAGACCAACATCCTCGCCCTCAACGCGGCGATCCAGGCCTCGCTGGCTGGGGAAGCCGGCCGCGGCTTTGCCGTGGTCGCCGACGAAGTTCAGCGTCTGGCCGAACGTTCGTCGTCGGCCACTCGCCAGATCGAGGCCTTGGTGCGCACCATCCAGGCCGACACCAACGAAGCGGTCATTTCCATGGAACAGACCACGGCTGAAGTGGTACGCGGTGCGCGCCTGGCACAGGATGCCGGCGTGGCCCTGGCAGAGATCGAAGGGGTTTCGCAGACCCTGGCCGAGCTGATCCACAGCATCTCCGACGCCGCCCAGCTGCAGACCTCATCGGCCGGGCAGATCTCGCATACGATGGCAGTGATCCAGCAGATCACCTCACAGACCTCGGCAGGCTCCAGCGCCACGGCCGAAAGCATTGGCGACCTGGCCCGCATGGCCAGCGAAATGCGCCGCTCGGTGTCCGGCTTCACGCTGCCACCGACGCCGCCACGTTGA